In Carassius carassius chromosome 7, fCarCar2.1, whole genome shotgun sequence, one genomic interval encodes:
- the LOC132143950 gene encoding probable E3 ubiquitin-protein ligase HERC3 translates to MLCFWGALVREGLGLVKPDLVRHGNSGIQSVCPKLNVQDMSAGRSFAGFVRDGKVSVLRLRSEDRNNGKLIQLQLKNDRIRLIVCGADGAVLLSDLGKVLIMDKSTVCKSLKGLDNRRVIQIACGDHHSVALTNDGQVFVWGENSHGQLGLRKDHPSSPSAQHVQSLSGVPLAQISAGGDHSFVLSLSGVVFGWGKNSAGQLGLGDTTDRHVPTILNSLNGKKTVSISCGGEHTATLSKGGTVFTFGSGGSGQLGHNSFRDEHHPRVVAELWGSEVSQVTCGRHYTLVSVTSKLIYSFGCGLQGQLGNGEMIAQSVPFPVDLPTECNREYTIEKIIAGENHSFALFFKELESKGKPNPSRRVLTLNDKMIDRWLSGTDPWATIKQEINAVFSSAASLNGSFLKMNCDDHYQTSEEHCSLDFALVKTSFAKLSENKSLMSEAVKVVEQMLRSLNPNPVGEESLRVYLLLPELIRRLKKQQRTELTEALASKILQLDPDAHKVLEKYWSKIPDGWLKGLVRLFRRPSAELIGQISCGKMGYDITRRLKRFLKILQMIYQVRCSANRDIPNRDFIIHEICDLLDTLQATFKDLLVQLFLLLQSAMTDDCQDMLKLKDYYFGTIEILVKFPFVADTVSKRRMFHYLQWQLFKPRANGNMLHINRESVWLDTLTYLRQKNHTFRNPLQVTFIGENGVDMRGLSAEFFSLLSQSLLKWEKKVLEVHESSLVWFNPDGMQANRDFYYLGVICGMALYNRHYINIDFPLALFKKLLQQSPTLNDLEELSPVEARSLKSLLEEDEHEVVDMLFLDFTVKGKKLIPNGDQIQVTKANRQKYVDLYVNFVFNKSVKKQFKHFSRGFYKGCPLDAWSMFHPEELQELFKGSRQYEWKELQLCASYEKCSASDELIKNFWTVFFELSEENKRKFLIFLYGTDRVPVGGFSKRSLKILLLDSPDADDRLPEAQTCFGRLILPKYSDINTLRNKLIHAISFCEVFGRG, encoded by the exons ATGTTGTGTTTTTGGGGAGCGCTGGTCAGAGAGGGTTTGGGGCTGGTGAAGCCTGACCTAGTCAGACATGGCAATTCTGGAATACAATCTGTGTGTCCGAAATTAAATGTCCAGGACATGTCAGCTGGAAGGAGTTTTGCTGGATTTGTCCGGGATGGAAAGGTCTCGGTTCTGAGATTGCGCAGTGAAGATCGTAATAATGGAAAACTAA TACAACTACAGctaaagaatgacagaatcagaCTGATTGTCTGTGGAGCAGATGGTGCAGTCCTTCTTTCTGATTTAGGAAAAGTCCTCATCATGGACAAATCTACTGTGTGCAA GTCTCTCAAAGGTCTGGATAACAGGCGAGTGATTCAGATCGCATGTGGAGACCATCATTCAGTGGCACTAACCAACG ATGGTCAGGTGTTTGTATGGGGGGAGAACTCTCACGGTCAGCTGGGTTTGAGGAAAGATCATCCCAGCTCTCCGTCTGCTCAACATGTTCAGAGTCTGAGTGGGGTCCCGCTGGCTCAGATCAGCGCTGGAGGAGACCACAGCTTTGTGTTGTCTCTCTCTGGAGTCGTGTTTGGATGGGGAAAGAACTCTGCTGGACAGCTAGGCCTCGGAGACACTACAG ACAGACACGTCCCAACGATTTTAAATAGCCTGAATGGGAAAAAAACTGTGTCCATTTCATGTGGAGGAGAACACACTGCCACTTTATCAAAG GGTGGCACAGTGTTCACATTTGGATCCGGAGGCTCTGGTCAGCTTGGGCACAACTCATTTAGAGATGAACATCATCCGCGGGTGGTTGCAGAACTGTGGGGATCTGAAGTGTCACAAGTAACGTGTGGGAG ACACTACACACTTGTATCAGTCACGTCAAAGCTGATCTACTCATTTGGATGTGGGTTGCAAGGGCAGCTGGGAAACGGAGAAATGATTGCCCAGTCTGTGCCTTTCCCTGTGGATCTGCCAACTG AATGTAATCGTGAATATACGATTGAAAAAATCATCGCTGGGGAGAATCATTCCTTTGCCTTGTTTTTCAAA GAACTTGAAAGTAAGGGCAAACCCAATCCAAGTAGAAGGGTTTTGACATTAAACGACAAAATGATTGACCGATGGCTGTCTGGAACTGATCCATGGGCAACAATAAAGCA GGAAATAAATGCAGTGTTCTCCTCCGCTGCCTCTCTGAATGGAAGTTTTCTCAAAATGAA TTGTGATGATCATTATCAGACGTCTGAAGAGCATTGTAGTTTGGATTTTGCTCTGGTTAAAACATCCTTTGCAAAGTTATCAGAGAATAAAAGCTTGATGTCAGAG GCAGTGAAGGTGGTTGAACAGATGCTGCGATCTCTGAATCCTAATCCAGTTGGTGAGGAATCGCTGAGAGTTTATCTTCTCCTCCCTGAGCTCATCAGACGTCTCAAGAAACAACAAAGAACCGAACTCACTGAAGCTCTGGCCTCCAAAATCCTTCAGCTGGATCCCGATGCTCACAAGGTGTTAG AGAAGTACTGGTCCAAAATTCCTGATGGTTGGCTCAAAGGCCTGGTGAGGTTATTTCGCAGACCATCTGCTGAGCTGATTGGCCAGATTTCTTGTGGTAAAATGGGCTATGACATAACTAGACGCCTGAAGAGGTTTTTGAAGATACTTCAGATGATCTATCag GTCCGCTGCAGTGCCAACAGAGACATCCCAAACAGGGATTTCATCATTCATGAGATCTGTGATCTACTAGATACG CTGCAAGCCACCTTCAAGGATCTGTTAGTGCAGTTATTTCTGCTATTGCAGTCTGCTATGACTGATGATTGTCAGGATATGCTGAAATTGAAAGATTACTACTTT GGAACCATTGAAATATTGGTCAAGTTCCCTTTTGTGGCTGACACTGTTTCTAAACGGAGAATGTTTCAT TACTTACAGTGGCAACTCTTCAAACCCAGGGCCAATGGCAATATGTTGCACATAAACAGAGAATCAGTGTGGTTGGACACACTTACGTATCTCAGACAAAAAAACCACACATTTCGTAATCCATTGCAG GTGACGTTCATTGGGGAGAATGGAGTAGATATGAGGGGTTTATCGGCAGAATTCTTCTCTCTCCTTTCCCAATCTCTTCTGAAATGGGAGAAGAAGGTGCTGGAAGTCCATGAGAGTTCACTTGTTTGGTTTAATCCTGAT GGCATGCAAGCTAATAGAGATTTTTACTATCTTGGTGTTATTTGTGGAATGGCGCTCTACAACCGTCATTATATAAACATTGACTTCCCACTGGCCTTGTTCAAGAAACTCCTCCAGCAGAGTCCCACTCTGAATGATCTGGAGGAACTGTCTCCTGTGGAGGCCAG AAGTTTAAAAAGCCTTCTTGAGGAGGACGAGCATGAAGTAGTGGATATGCTCTTTTTGGATTTCACG GTCAAAGGAAAAAAACTAATTCCAAACGGAGATCAAATTCAAGTGACCAAAGCTAATAG acaGAAGTATGTGGATTTGTATGTGAACTTCGTTTTCAACAAGTCCGTAAAGAAACAGTTCAAACATTTTTCAAGAGGTTTCTATAAGGGCTGTCCACTTGATGCCTGGAGCATGTTCCACCCCGAGGAACTCCAGGAGCTTTTCAAAGGCTCCCGTCAATACGAGTGGAAGGAGCTTCAGCTG TGTGCTTCCTATGAAAAGTGCTCTGCCTCTGATGAGCTCATCAAGAACTTCTGGACTGTTTTCTTTGAGCTCTCTGAGGAGAACAAGAGGAAATTTCTGA ttTTCTTGTATGGGACGGACCGTGTACCTGTGGGAGGTTTCTCAAAGCGCTCTCTGAAGATTCTACTGTTAGACAGTCCTGATGCAGATGACCGACTGCCAGAGGCCCAGACCTGTTTTGGCAGATTAATTCTTCCCAAATACAGCGATATCAACACACTTCGCAACAAGCTTATACACGCAATCAGCTTTTGTGAGGTTTTTGGACGAGGGTGA
- the LOC132143949 gene encoding probable E3 ubiquitin-protein ligase HERC3 isoform X1: MLCFWGAQVREGLGLVKPDLVRHGNSGIQSVCPRTAVQDMSAGRSFAGFVRDGKVSILRLRSEDYDQHTESLELKDETDDRIRLIVCGGDGAVLLSDSGKVLIMDKSAVCKSLKGLDNRQVIQITCGDHHSVALTKDGQVFVWGENSHGQLGLRKDHPSSPSAQHVQSLSGVPLAQISAGGDHSFVLSLSGVVFGWGKNSAGQLGLGDTTDRHIPTIINSLQLKKTVSISCGGEHTATLSKGGTVFTFGSGGSGQLGHNSFRDEHHPRVVAELWGSEVSQVTCGRHHTLVSITSSKLIYSFGYGMQGQLGNGEMIAQSVPFPVDLPTECKREYTIEKIIAGENHSFALFFKELESKGKSNSSRGVLTLNDKMIDRWLSGTDPWATIKQEINTVFSSSASLNGSFLKTSCEDHYQTSEEHCGLDFDLIKTTFAKISENKSLIAEVVKGVQQTLLPSLNPNPNAVESLRVYLLLPELISCLKKQKTELTEALASKFLELNSDDCKVLDKYWYKLPDDWLKGLVELFHKASAELICQISSGEMGYDLTRRLKKFLNALQMIYQVCCSANRDIPNRNFIIHEIKDLLDMLQATLEKLMLPFWGFAFSDDIVEDIVKLKDYCFETIKILVKFPFVADMVSKQIMFCYLQGLLQSSPDPGTIILNDNVLHINRKTVLTDTLKYLGQKTHSFCYPLQVVFIGENGVDMRGLSAEFFSLLSQSLLKWEKKVLKVNERSLVVWFNPDGMQANRDFYYLGVICGMALYNHHYINIDFPLALFKKLLQQSPTLNDLEELSPVEARSLKSLLEEDEDEVVDMLSFDFTVKGEKLIPNGDQIRVTKANRQKYVDLYVNFVFNKSVKKQFEHFSRGFFKGCPLDAWSMFHPEELQELLQGSPKYEWKELQLCASYEKCSASDELIKNFWTVFFELSEENKRKFLVFLYGTDRVPVGGFSKRSLNISQLDSPDADDRLPEAQTCFGILILPKYSDINTLRDKLIHAIKFCKVFGRA, from the exons ATGTTGTGTTTTTGGGGAGCGCAGGTCAGAGAGGGTTTGGGGCTGGTGAAGCCTGACCTAGTCAGACACGGCAATTCTGGAATACAATCTGTGTGTCCGAGAACAGCAGTTCAGGACATGTCAGCTGGAAGGAGTTTTGCTGGATTTGTCCGGGATGGGAAGGTCTCGATCCTGAGATTGCGAAGTGAAGATTATGACCAACATACAG AATCACTAGAGCTAAAGGACGAAACTGATGACAGAATCAGACTGATTGTCTGTGGAGGAGATGGTGCGGTGCTTCTTTCTGATTCAGGAAAAGTTCTCATCATGGACAAATCTGCTGTGTGCAA GTCTCTCAAAGGTCTGGATAACAGGCAGGTGATTCAGATCACATGTGGAGACCATCATTCAGTGGCACTAACTAAGG ATGGTCAGGTGTTCGTATGGGGGGAGAACTCTCACGGTCAGCTGGGTTTGAGGAAAGATCATCCCAGCTCTCCGTCTGCTCAACATGTTCAGAGTCTGAGTGGGGTCCCGCTGGCTCAGATCAGCGCTGGAGGAGACCACAGCTTTGTGTTGTCTCTCTCTGGAGTCGTGTTTGGATGGGGAAAGAACTCTGCTGGACAGCTGGGCCTCGGAGACACTACAG ACAGGCACATCCCAACAATTATAAATAGCCTTCAATTGAAGAAAACTGTGTCCATCTCTTGTGGAGGGGAACATACTGCCACTCTATCAAAG GGTGGCACAGTGTTCACATTTGGATCCGGAGGCTCTGGTCAGCTTGGGCACAACTCTTTTAGAGATGAACATCATCCGCGGGTGGTTGCAGAACTGTGGGGATCTGAAGTGTCACAGGTCACGTGTGGGAG ACATCACACGCTTGTATCAATCACATCGTCAAAGCTGATCTACTCATTTGGATATGGGATGCAAGGGCAGCTGGGAAATGGAGAAATGATCGCACAGTCTGTGCCTTTCCCTGTGGATCTGCCAACTG AATGTAAACGTGAATATACGATTGAAAAAATCATCGCTGGGGAGAATCATTCCTTTGCCTTGTTTTTCAAA GAACTTGAAAGTAAGGGCAAATCCAATTCAAGCAGAGGGGTTTTGACATTAAACGACAAAATGATTGACCGATGGCTGTCTGGAACTGATCCATGGGCAACAATAAagca GGAAATAAACACAGTGTTCTCCTCCTCTGCGTCCCTGAATGGAAGTTTTCTCAAAACTAG TTGTGAGGATCATTATCAGACGTCTGAAGAGCATTGTGGTTTGGATTTTGATCTGATTAAAACAACCTTTGCAAAGATATcagaaaataaaagcttgataGCAGAG GTAGTGAAGGGGGTTCAGCAGACACTGCTGCCATCTCTGAATCCAAATCCAAATGCTGTTGAATCGCTGAGAGTTTATCTTCTCCTCCCTGAGCTCATCAGTTGTCTCAAGAAACAAAAAACCGAACTCACTGAAGCTCTGGCTTCTAAATTTCTTGAGCTGAATTCTGATGATTGCAAGGTGTTAG ACAAGTACTGGTACAAACTCCCTGATGATTGGCTCAAAGGCCTGGTGGAGTTATTTCACAAAGCATCTGCTGAGCTGATTTGCCAGATTTCTTCTGGTGAAATGGGCTATGACTTAACTAGACGCTTGAAGAAGTTTTTGAATGCCCTTCAGATGATCTATCAG GTCTGCTGCAGTGCCAACAGAGACATCCCAAACAGGAATTTCATCATTCATGAGATCAAAGATCTACTAGATATG CTGCAAGCCACCCTGGAGAAACTTATGTTACCATTTTGGGGTTTTGCTTTTTCTGATGATATTGTGGAGGATATTGTGAAGTTGAAAGATTACTGTTTT GAAACTATTAAAATATTGGTCAAGTTCCCTTTTGTGGCAGACATGGTATCTAAACAGATAATGTTTTGT TATTTGCAGGGACTTTTACAGAGCTCTCCAGACCCAGGCACCATCATTTTAAATGACAACGTGTTGCACATAAACAGGAAAACAGTGTTGACAGACACGCTAAAGTATCTCGGACAAAAAACCCACTCATTTTGTTATCCATTGCAG GTGGTGTTCATTGGGGAGAATGGAGTAGATATGAGGGGTTTATCGGCAGAATTCTTCTCCCTCCTTTCCCAATCTCTTCTGAAATGGGAGAAGAAGGTGCTAAAAGTCAATGAGAGATCATTGGTGGTTTGGTTCAATCCTGAT GGCATGCAAGCTAATAGAGATTTTTACTATCTTGGTGTTATTTGTGGAATGGCGCTCTACAACCATCATTATATAAACATTGACTTCCCACTGGCCTTGTTCAAGAAACTCCTCCAGCAGAGTCCCACTCTGAATGATCTGGAGGAACTGTCTCCTGTGGAGGCCAG AAGTTTAAAAAGTCTTcttgaggaggatgaggatgaagtAGTGGATATGCTCAGTTTCGATTTCACG GTCAAAGGAGAAAAACTCATCCCAAACGGAGATCAAATTAGAGTGACCAAAGCTAATAG ACAGAAGTATGTGGATTTGTATGTAAACTTCGTTTTCAACAAGTCAGTGAAGAAACAGTTCGAGCATTTTTCAAGAGGTTTCTTTAAGGGCTGTCCACTTGATGCCTGGAGCATGTTCCACCCCGAGGAACTCCAGGAGCTTCTCCAAGGCTCCCCTAAATACGAGTGGAAGGAGCTTCAGCTG TGTGCTTCCTATGAAAAGTGCTCTGCCTCTGATGAGCTCATCAAGAACTTCTGGACTGTTTTCTTTGAGCTCTCTGAGGAGAACAAGAGGAAATTTCTGG ttTTCTTGTATGGGACGGACCGTGTACCTGTGGGAGGTTTCTCAAAGCGCTCTCTGAATATTTCACAGTTAGACAGTCCTGATGCAGATGACCGACTGCCAGAGGCCCAGACctgttttggcatattgattcTTCCCAAATACAGTGACATCAACACACTTCGTGACAAGCTAATACATGCAATcaagttttgtaaggtttttggACGAGCATGA
- the LOC132143949 gene encoding probable E3 ubiquitin-protein ligase HERC4 isoform X2: MGGELSRSAGFEERSSQLSVCSTCSESEWGPAGSDQRWRRPQLCVVSLWSRVWMGKELCWTAGPRRHYRHIPTIINSLQLKKTVSISCGGEHTATLSKGGTVFTFGSGGSGQLGHNSFRDEHHPRVVAELWGSEVSQVTCGRHHTLVSITSSKLIYSFGYGMQGQLGNGEMIAQSVPFPVDLPTECKREYTIEKIIAGENHSFALFFKELESKGKSNSSRGVLTLNDKMIDRWLSGTDPWATIKQEINTVFSSSASLNGSFLKTSCEDHYQTSEEHCGLDFDLIKTTFAKISENKSLIAEVVKGVQQTLLPSLNPNPNAVESLRVYLLLPELISCLKKQKTELTEALASKFLELNSDDCKVLDKYWYKLPDDWLKGLVELFHKASAELICQISSGEMGYDLTRRLKKFLNALQMIYQVCCSANRDIPNRNFIIHEIKDLLDMLQATLEKLMLPFWGFAFSDDIVEDIVKLKDYCFETIKILVKFPFVADMVSKQIMFCYLQGLLQSSPDPGTIILNDNVLHINRKTVLTDTLKYLGQKTHSFCYPLQVVFIGENGVDMRGLSAEFFSLLSQSLLKWEKKVLKVNERSLVVWFNPDGMQANRDFYYLGVICGMALYNHHYINIDFPLALFKKLLQQSPTLNDLEELSPVEARSLKSLLEEDEDEVVDMLSFDFTVKGEKLIPNGDQIRVTKANRQKYVDLYVNFVFNKSVKKQFEHFSRGFFKGCPLDAWSMFHPEELQELLQGSPKYEWKELQLCASYEKCSASDELIKNFWTVFFELSEENKRKFLVFLYGTDRVPVGGFSKRSLNISQLDSPDADDRLPEAQTCFGILILPKYSDINTLRDKLIHAIKFCKVFGRA, from the exons ATGGGGGGAGAACTCTCACGGTCAGCTGGGTTTGAGGAAAGATCATCCCAGCTCTCCGTCTGCTCAACATGTTCAGAGTCTGAGTGGGGTCCCGCTGGCTCAGATCAGCGCTGGAGGAGACCACAGCTTTGTGTTGTCTCTCTCTGGAGTCGTGTTTGGATGGGGAAAGAACTCTGCTGGACAGCTGGGCCTCGGAGACACTACAG GCACATCCCAACAATTATAAATAGCCTTCAATTGAAGAAAACTGTGTCCATCTCTTGTGGAGGGGAACATACTGCCACTCTATCAAAG GGTGGCACAGTGTTCACATTTGGATCCGGAGGCTCTGGTCAGCTTGGGCACAACTCTTTTAGAGATGAACATCATCCGCGGGTGGTTGCAGAACTGTGGGGATCTGAAGTGTCACAGGTCACGTGTGGGAG ACATCACACGCTTGTATCAATCACATCGTCAAAGCTGATCTACTCATTTGGATATGGGATGCAAGGGCAGCTGGGAAATGGAGAAATGATCGCACAGTCTGTGCCTTTCCCTGTGGATCTGCCAACTG AATGTAAACGTGAATATACGATTGAAAAAATCATCGCTGGGGAGAATCATTCCTTTGCCTTGTTTTTCAAA GAACTTGAAAGTAAGGGCAAATCCAATTCAAGCAGAGGGGTTTTGACATTAAACGACAAAATGATTGACCGATGGCTGTCTGGAACTGATCCATGGGCAACAATAAagca GGAAATAAACACAGTGTTCTCCTCCTCTGCGTCCCTGAATGGAAGTTTTCTCAAAACTAG TTGTGAGGATCATTATCAGACGTCTGAAGAGCATTGTGGTTTGGATTTTGATCTGATTAAAACAACCTTTGCAAAGATATcagaaaataaaagcttgataGCAGAG GTAGTGAAGGGGGTTCAGCAGACACTGCTGCCATCTCTGAATCCAAATCCAAATGCTGTTGAATCGCTGAGAGTTTATCTTCTCCTCCCTGAGCTCATCAGTTGTCTCAAGAAACAAAAAACCGAACTCACTGAAGCTCTGGCTTCTAAATTTCTTGAGCTGAATTCTGATGATTGCAAGGTGTTAG ACAAGTACTGGTACAAACTCCCTGATGATTGGCTCAAAGGCCTGGTGGAGTTATTTCACAAAGCATCTGCTGAGCTGATTTGCCAGATTTCTTCTGGTGAAATGGGCTATGACTTAACTAGACGCTTGAAGAAGTTTTTGAATGCCCTTCAGATGATCTATCAG GTCTGCTGCAGTGCCAACAGAGACATCCCAAACAGGAATTTCATCATTCATGAGATCAAAGATCTACTAGATATG CTGCAAGCCACCCTGGAGAAACTTATGTTACCATTTTGGGGTTTTGCTTTTTCTGATGATATTGTGGAGGATATTGTGAAGTTGAAAGATTACTGTTTT GAAACTATTAAAATATTGGTCAAGTTCCCTTTTGTGGCAGACATGGTATCTAAACAGATAATGTTTTGT TATTTGCAGGGACTTTTACAGAGCTCTCCAGACCCAGGCACCATCATTTTAAATGACAACGTGTTGCACATAAACAGGAAAACAGTGTTGACAGACACGCTAAAGTATCTCGGACAAAAAACCCACTCATTTTGTTATCCATTGCAG GTGGTGTTCATTGGGGAGAATGGAGTAGATATGAGGGGTTTATCGGCAGAATTCTTCTCCCTCCTTTCCCAATCTCTTCTGAAATGGGAGAAGAAGGTGCTAAAAGTCAATGAGAGATCATTGGTGGTTTGGTTCAATCCTGAT GGCATGCAAGCTAATAGAGATTTTTACTATCTTGGTGTTATTTGTGGAATGGCGCTCTACAACCATCATTATATAAACATTGACTTCCCACTGGCCTTGTTCAAGAAACTCCTCCAGCAGAGTCCCACTCTGAATGATCTGGAGGAACTGTCTCCTGTGGAGGCCAG AAGTTTAAAAAGTCTTcttgaggaggatgaggatgaagtAGTGGATATGCTCAGTTTCGATTTCACG GTCAAAGGAGAAAAACTCATCCCAAACGGAGATCAAATTAGAGTGACCAAAGCTAATAG ACAGAAGTATGTGGATTTGTATGTAAACTTCGTTTTCAACAAGTCAGTGAAGAAACAGTTCGAGCATTTTTCAAGAGGTTTCTTTAAGGGCTGTCCACTTGATGCCTGGAGCATGTTCCACCCCGAGGAACTCCAGGAGCTTCTCCAAGGCTCCCCTAAATACGAGTGGAAGGAGCTTCAGCTG TGTGCTTCCTATGAAAAGTGCTCTGCCTCTGATGAGCTCATCAAGAACTTCTGGACTGTTTTCTTTGAGCTCTCTGAGGAGAACAAGAGGAAATTTCTGG ttTTCTTGTATGGGACGGACCGTGTACCTGTGGGAGGTTTCTCAAAGCGCTCTCTGAATATTTCACAGTTAGACAGTCCTGATGCAGATGACCGACTGCCAGAGGCCCAGACctgttttggcatattgattcTTCCCAAATACAGTGACATCAACACACTTCGTGACAAGCTAATACATGCAATcaagttttgtaaggtttttggACGAGCATGA
- the LOC132143954 gene encoding probable E3 ubiquitin-protein ligase HERC4 — protein sequence MLQINRESVLMDTLEYLRQNIHSYFHPLKVTFIGENGSDIRGLSAEFFSLLSQSILKWEKKVLEVQENSLVWFNPDGMQANRDFYYLGVICGMALYNRHYINIDFPLALFKKLLQQSPTLNDLEELSPVEARSKGKSSFQMEIRFQ from the exons ATGCTGCAAATAAACAGGGAATCAGTGTTGATGGACACACTTGAGTATCTGAGACAAAACATCCACTCATATTTCCATCCATTGAAG gTGACGTTTATTGGGGAGAATGGAAGCGATATAAGGGGTTTATCGGCAGAATTTTTCTCCCTCCTTTCCCAATCTATTCTGAAATGGGAGAAGAAGGTGCTGGAAGTCCAAGAGAATTCACTTGTTTGGTTCAATCCTGAT GGCATGCAAGCTAATAGAGATTTTTACTATCTTGGTGTTATTTGTGGAATGGCGCTCTACAACCGTCATTATATAAACATTGACTTCCCACTGGCCTTGTTCAAGAAACTCCTCCAGCAGAGTCCCACTCTGAATGATCTGGAGGAACTGTCTCCTGTGGAGGCCAG GTCAAAGGGCAAGAGCTCATTCCAAATGGAAATCAGATTCCAGTGA
- the LOC132143952 gene encoding E3 ISG15--protein ligase HERC5-like — MIERWVSERDSWVTIKREITKMFSSAACLNGSFLKASQDEQDFELAEKAFSKLLGNEKVISKVVKVVEQMLCSLNPNPVGEESLRVYLLIPELIRSIQKQQRTELTEALASKVLQLDPDAHKVLEKYWSKLPDGWLKSLVKLFRKASAELIGQISYGKMNQDIQRLEKFLKILQTIHQVCCSANRDIPKRDFIIHEINDLLDMLQTTLEYLKECNDVYDIVLKQHYYIVENY, encoded by the exons ATGATTGAACGTTGGGTGTCAGAAAGAGATTCATGGGTAACAATAAAGAG GGAAATAACAAAGATGTTCTCCTCTGCTGCCTGTTTGAATGGAAGTTTTCTCAAAGCAAG tcaAGATGAACAGGATTTTGAACTGGCTGAAAAAGCTTTTTCAAAGTTATTAGGGAATGAAAAGGTGATATCAAAG GTAGTGAAGGTGGTTGAACAGATGCTTTGTTCTCTGAATCCTAATCCAGTTGGTGAGGAATCGCTGAGAGTTTATCTTCTCATCCCTGAGCTCATCAGATCTATCCAGAAACAGCAAAGAACCGAACTCACTGAAGCTCTGGCCTCCAAAGTCCTTCAGCTGGATCCCGATGCTCACAAGGTGTTAG AGAAGTACTGGTCCAAACTCCCTGATGGTTGGCTCAAAAGCCTGGTGAAGTTATTTCGTAAAGCATCTGCTGAGCTGATTGGCCAGATTTCTTATGGTAAAATGAACCAGGATATACAGCGCTTGGAGAAGTTTTTGAAGATTCTTCAGACTATCCATCAG GTCTGCTGCAGTGCCAACAGAGACATCCCAAAGAGGGATTTCATCATTCATGAGATCAATGATCTACTAGATATG CTGCAAACCACCTTGGAATACCTGAAAGAGTGCAATGATGTCTATGATATAGTTTTGAAACAACATTACTACATTGTGG Agaactattaa